The Nothobranchius furzeri strain GRZ-AD chromosome 8, NfurGRZ-RIMD1, whole genome shotgun sequence sequence GGAGGTGGATGACTTGAAGGTCGCTGCCCAGGTTCTTCAACACCTCCACCGTCTCGTCCTCATTCTGCTGCTCCTTCTcgttctcctcagccacttgagaCAAATCCTCCATTTCTAATTAAAGAAGAATAAAAACTTATAACCAGTTTATATCACGAGCTAACTTGTTCTACTTCTGTTTCTGACCTTGTTTATTTGGGTTTTCTATCACTGTATCTCCTTGTTGGGAGGTCTTTGCAGGAAGTCGAACTATCTGACCCAAAACGCCAATAACAAACTTTCTGACCCAGCAAGGAGGTGGAGCATAGTGAGCTGAGCCGCGCAGGAAATTTGTAATCAAGATGGCCTCCATCATACTGGAAACCATCAGAATCAGGCAGAGAGACAGGAACACATCTGGGACAGAAGTGGAGATGAACAACACTCATCAAAAATACTTACTGGTCAACAACACTGCAACCGGCAGCAGGTCGACTGACTTATGAGAGGAATGGTGTTTCCAGTGATGGGCAGCAGGTTGTTTGTGCTGAGCAGGAAGACGGTGTAGCCCAGGACCAATGTCATCTTAAACAAGGATCGGTCTATGTCCTGTGCAGGAAGCATGAAGCTGAAGAGGTCCACTGTGATAAGGAAGCAGCTGGGCATCAGGAGGTTCACCACATACATGATGGGGTGGCGCCGGACGGAGATCTGGTCGTGCACCACAAACACAACTATTAAAGTTCTATGgccaatacaaaacatgtttataaagTTTTATGCACAAAATTCCTTTCATATCAAGGGATTTCAGCAGTTTAATTATTGACAGTTTTGGTACTGTCCAGAataagccatttcagggctctgtcactcaaAGAAATTggagttggccacgcccacccatcccccactctggctgctgtaagctgagaagATCCGATATCCAGGACAGGGTTGCACTAGAGCTGCAGCTATTTCTTTCACTTGGGAGGTGGTTCCGTTCTAATTTCTCcatttttgtgacatcacaatccaAGACTTTTTAAAATGATTTGTTTTAGGCACATTCTTGCTAAAATCAAAC is a genomic window containing:
- the LOC107392747 gene encoding 5-hydroxytryptamine receptor 3A, whose amino-acid sequence is MEKNTAPDVPYTYLFYSGQVYDNQPVRVVSSCRLDIYLFPFDIQNCTFTFNSYIHSIYDIKLDNLTSAEEILKNSQDSMTTMGEWELIGIKSELKRIETLDGFAYDELHFYISVRRHPIMYVVNLLMPSCFLITVDLFSFMLPAQDIDRSLFKMTLVLGYTVFLLSTNNLLPITGNTIPLINVFLSLCLILMVSSMMEAILITNFLRGSAHYAPPPCWVRKFVIGVLGQIVRLPAKTSQQGDTVIENPNKQEMEDLSQVAEENEKEQQNEDETVEVLKNLGSDLQVIHLQVLQHLKATPSYEEWIQFGLVIDRLLFIFYIIFITVSFISIILIWVNSYKT